The Hemicordylus capensis ecotype Gifberg chromosome 6, rHemCap1.1.pri, whole genome shotgun sequence genome window below encodes:
- the LOC128329276 gene encoding leucine-rich repeat-containing protein 37A3-like isoform X1, protein MEVLKLWRVTSPSGLHRVPVPKAMSFLSFNGNSLSKLQEGSLSRTHRDLSSNKIQTIEMNSREAVLFVQLIDLSSNLIEKLTPGAFEARHGMQFLLKMVLNHHPLKVIDDASFYRLPSLKLLNLSSTEMTPKILEDLLQTSQQLKTLILPNKIFCCLCRMKDDIEVLSDTIKLDCTDTCTTNETLCEKDEALNRMQKEVMKALEIRKLNASSTLNIVPEKLLHSNITMKVTVRQRNTNLGELNPDLLKSVQELGKLKPEEVLQIKWNDTSELKKLYMLANLLQMALREQVTEDLISYILIILKHVSESSQQDCSLHEEETAAPSTTTTTTTTTSTTSPTSQSLLLEGTPSSSQNEPSEGNSEQTSENAPLMSKEALLNQLTRGTQEGGVPQIPGDNAEAPQIPGDDTEASHETHWEHHEVKTTARHKLNILPTDDDYLLQGDLFEAELNKRLSPLIPNTPVRNLISHTLRILKMDCTMSRVQLACAMLISRTGLLMKLFSERENFMDNSALWKSYFLSMKYVSNLATGSPRKLGKSEVRGKPCQA, encoded by the exons ATGGAAGTCCTCAAACTTTGGAGAGTCACCAGTCCTTCTGGACTCCACCGTGTGCCCGTTCCCAAAGCGATGTCCTTTTT GTCTTTCAATGGCAACAGTTTGAGCAAACTTCAGGAGGGCTCACTTTCACGTACGCATCG ggacttgtcaagtaataAAATCCAGACCATTGAGATGAATTCACgtgaagctgtcctgtttgtgcagCTTAT AGACCTCAGCAGCAATCTTATTGAGAAGCTCACTCCTGGGGCATTCGAGGCCCGGCATGGAATGCAGTTTTTGCTCAAGAT ggTTCTCAACCATCATCCGCTGAAAGTCATTGATGATGCCAGTTTTTACAggcttccctcactgaagcttct AAACCTTAGTTCTACAGAAATGACCCCAAAGATATTAGAGGACCTGCTCCAGACCTCCCAGCAATTGAAGACTCT catcttgcctaacaagATATTCTGCTGTCTTTGCCGTATGAAGGATGACATTGAAGTTTTGTCTGATACGATAAAGTTGGACTGCACCGACACATGTACCACAAACGAAACTCTCTGCG agaaagatgaggctttgaacaggatgcaaaaagaagtaaTGAAGGCGTTGGAAAtcaggaagctgaatgccagcagtacactgaacattgtgcctgagaaacttttacacagcaacataacaatgaaggtcaccgtgaggcagagaaacaccaatttaggtgaactcaacccagaccttttgaaatcggtccaggaattaggtaagctgaaacctgaagaggtcctgcaaatcaagtggaatgacacgtctgaactgaaaaagctgtacatgctggccaatttgctacagatggcactcagagaacaagttacaGAAGACTTGATAAGTTACATACTTATCATTCTGAAACATGTCAGTGAGTCAAGCCAGCAAGACTGCTCTCTGCATGAGGAAGAAACAGCGGCTCCCagtaccactaccaccaccactactaccactaGCACCACTAGTCCCACTAGTCAGAGTTTGCTGCTGGAGGGTACGCCCAGCTCTTCCCAAAATGAACCTAGTGAAGGAAACTCAGAGCAGACATCAGAGAATGCACCATTAATGTCAAAGGAGGCGCTGCTCAACCAGCTCACGCGTGGAACTCAGGAAGGTGGTGTGCCCCAAATCCCAGGAGATAACGCAGAGGCACCCCAAATCCCAGGAGATGACACAGAGGCCTCCCATGAGACACACTGGGAGCATCATGAAGTGAAGACCACTGCTCGCCACAAGCTGAACATCTTGCCCACTGATGATGACTACTTGCTTCAAGGGGACCTTTTTGAAGCTGAGCTGAACAAGCGGCTATCGCCCCTTATCCCAAACACACCAGTGAGGAACCTCATATCCCACACACTCCGTATCCTCAAAATGGACTGCACAATGTCCAGGGTCCAGCTGGCCTGTGCTATGCTAATCTCCAGAACAGGTCTCCTCATGAAACTATTCAGTGAGAGAGAAAACTTCATGGATAACTCCGCCTTGTGGAAGTCATACTTCTTGTCTATGAAGTATGTCTCCAACTTGGCCACAGGAAGTCCAAGAAAACTGGGGAAATCTGAGGTAAGAGGCAAACCTTGTCAAGCCTGA
- the LOC128329276 gene encoding leucine-rich repeat-containing protein 37A3-like isoform X2, producing the protein MEVLKLWRVTSPSGLHRVPVPKAMSFLSFNGNSLSKLQEGSLSRTHRDLSSNKIQTIEMNSREAVLFVQLIDLSSNLIEKLTPGAFEARHGMQFLLKINLSSTEMTPKILEDLLQTSQQLKTLILPNKIFCCLCRMKDDIEVLSDTIKLDCTDTCTTNETLCEKDEALNRMQKEVMKALEIRKLNASSTLNIVPEKLLHSNITMKVTVRQRNTNLGELNPDLLKSVQELGKLKPEEVLQIKWNDTSELKKLYMLANLLQMALREQVTEDLISYILIILKHVSESSQQDCSLHEEETAAPSTTTTTTTTTSTTSPTSQSLLLEGTPSSSQNEPSEGNSEQTSENAPLMSKEALLNQLTRGTQEGGVPQIPGDNAEAPQIPGDDTEASHETHWEHHEVKTTARHKLNILPTDDDYLLQGDLFEAELNKRLSPLIPNTPVRNLISHTLRILKMDCTMSRVQLACAMLISRTGLLMKLFSERENFMDNSALWKSYFLSMKYVSNLATGSPRKLGKSEVRGKPCQA; encoded by the exons ATGGAAGTCCTCAAACTTTGGAGAGTCACCAGTCCTTCTGGACTCCACCGTGTGCCCGTTCCCAAAGCGATGTCCTTTTT GTCTTTCAATGGCAACAGTTTGAGCAAACTTCAGGAGGGCTCACTTTCACGTACGCATCG ggacttgtcaagtaataAAATCCAGACCATTGAGATGAATTCACgtgaagctgtcctgtttgtgcagCTTAT AGACCTCAGCAGCAATCTTATTGAGAAGCTCACTCCTGGGGCATTCGAGGCCCGGCATGGAATGCAGTTTTTGCTCAAGAT AAACCTTAGTTCTACAGAAATGACCCCAAAGATATTAGAGGACCTGCTCCAGACCTCCCAGCAATTGAAGACTCT catcttgcctaacaagATATTCTGCTGTCTTTGCCGTATGAAGGATGACATTGAAGTTTTGTCTGATACGATAAAGTTGGACTGCACCGACACATGTACCACAAACGAAACTCTCTGCG agaaagatgaggctttgaacaggatgcaaaaagaagtaaTGAAGGCGTTGGAAAtcaggaagctgaatgccagcagtacactgaacattgtgcctgagaaacttttacacagcaacataacaatgaaggtcaccgtgaggcagagaaacaccaatttaggtgaactcaacccagaccttttgaaatcggtccaggaattaggtaagctgaaacctgaagaggtcctgcaaatcaagtggaatgacacgtctgaactgaaaaagctgtacatgctggccaatttgctacagatggcactcagagaacaagttacaGAAGACTTGATAAGTTACATACTTATCATTCTGAAACATGTCAGTGAGTCAAGCCAGCAAGACTGCTCTCTGCATGAGGAAGAAACAGCGGCTCCCagtaccactaccaccaccactactaccactaGCACCACTAGTCCCACTAGTCAGAGTTTGCTGCTGGAGGGTACGCCCAGCTCTTCCCAAAATGAACCTAGTGAAGGAAACTCAGAGCAGACATCAGAGAATGCACCATTAATGTCAAAGGAGGCGCTGCTCAACCAGCTCACGCGTGGAACTCAGGAAGGTGGTGTGCCCCAAATCCCAGGAGATAACGCAGAGGCACCCCAAATCCCAGGAGATGACACAGAGGCCTCCCATGAGACACACTGGGAGCATCATGAAGTGAAGACCACTGCTCGCCACAAGCTGAACATCTTGCCCACTGATGATGACTACTTGCTTCAAGGGGACCTTTTTGAAGCTGAGCTGAACAAGCGGCTATCGCCCCTTATCCCAAACACACCAGTGAGGAACCTCATATCCCACACACTCCGTATCCTCAAAATGGACTGCACAATGTCCAGGGTCCAGCTGGCCTGTGCTATGCTAATCTCCAGAACAGGTCTCCTCATGAAACTATTCAGTGAGAGAGAAAACTTCATGGATAACTCCGCCTTGTGGAAGTCATACTTCTTGTCTATGAAGTATGTCTCCAACTTGGCCACAGGAAGTCCAAGAAAACTGGGGAAATCTGAGGTAAGAGGCAAACCTTGTCAAGCCTGA